The proteins below come from a single Rosa rugosa chromosome 2, drRosRugo1.1, whole genome shotgun sequence genomic window:
- the LOC133730788 gene encoding uncharacterized protein LOC133730788 encodes MLVFKVSISSGFIWNSICGFKAPTAPTVSPTTLAPAAPVSPAACPSINGSSLFQEIIDRLVAEGVLSKTGEDSCRINRKPDHEFIKANDYFYMKGLYWYLELINVALMDLRYEMQRATSFVAQAMAPRSINTAKAKAIALRMKALKMKRGKKTVSKPAVEETDAPPKFAFTKHDQ; translated from the exons ATGTTGGTATTCAAAGTGTCGATTTCATCG GGCTTTATTTGGAATTCAATTTGTGGATTTAAAGCACCGACAGCACCGACCGTCTCACCGACAACTCTTGCTCCGGCGGCACCCGTTTCTCCAGCAGCTTGCCCGTCCATAAATGGGTCGTCACTATTTCAAG AAATTATAGACAGGCTTGTTGCTGAAGGTGTTCTATCAAAAACTGGAGAGGACAGTTGCAGAATTAACAGGAAG CCTGACCATGAATTCATCAAGGCCAATGATTACTTTTACATGAAG GGGCTCTATTGGTATCTTGAACTTATAAATGTTGCT CTAATGGATTTGAGGTATGAAATGCAGAGGGCAACCTCTTTTGTTGCTCAA GCCATGGCTCCCCGGTCTATCAACACAGCCAAAGCTAAAGCAATAGCACTAAGGATGAAGGCACTGAAAATGAAAAGAGGTAAAAAAACAGTGTCGAAACCAGCTGTTGAAGAGACTGATGCACCACCTAAATTTGCCTTCACCAAACATGATCAATAG